The genomic segment ACCGCTTGAACTCATCAGTCACGGGGCGGACTACCGCCTGAAACAGTTCGTCCTTGCCCGCAAAATAATTATAGACATTGCCCACGCCCATTCCAGCGGCATCGGCAATATCACGCATGGAAGTTTTTAGCCTCAAATCCGCAACCTATAGGGTTTAGTGGGATTTTGCTTGCAAAGCGACAAAATTCATTTTATTGTACATATTTCTTGCACAACAGAAATGTCGCAGACACAAAATCCCCTTACCCCATAAAGCGATTTGAGGTAATACGCTGGTTTAACCAGAAAAGCATGGTCTTTAACCAAAGTCTGTCTTGAACAGGTTGGCATAAGCATTGTTGTCTGAGTAAATGTTCAATACATGCCTACGTGATGTCTTAATCCATTTCGCAGGAACAGAGATGAACTTGAAAACAAAGGTCTTGATTCTGCTGGTGGCACGCAATCCAAATTCATGGGTTTTCAATCTCTGCATAATAGCTTTGTAGAAGTTTCTGATGAGAGCTGTCATAAGCAGGAATACAGTATTCTGTGCCATGAACGATTTTGGCAATCGATTCCAGCCAAAGCCATTGTTCATGTCATCGAAGATGCGTTCCTTGCCACCACGAAGATTGTAGAATTCCACGATGTCTCTTGCACTCGACTTGTAATCGTTAGTCAGTATACATCTGTAGGTATATTCGCCTTCCCAAATGTCAAGGTCTCCATCTATTCGCCTTTGTCTCTGTATGACAAGACGATACGGTTTTCCTTTCCATTTCTCAACAAGGATAGAATTCAACTCAAACTCAATACCGTTGATTTCAACAGTTTTCCATCCAGTTAAGGCAAACATGGAATCGTAGAAAGAAGAGCATCTGTTGGCACGAATATAAAAATGCCTGCAATGAGCCTCTACCATATCTACGATTTCCTCCGAACATGAGCCGCAATCCATGCGGGCACGAGAAATATATATTTCCGAAGCCTCCAATCGCTTGAAGATTCTTTCCAAAGTTTCTTTTTGGTTGAAGCGTACGTTTGTGTTGCCGTCTCTATTTTCAATACCAACAATCATGTCGTTAATGACAGCTACGCCTGGACTATAGCCCAAGAACTTCTTGTAGGTTGGTTTTGCATCATACTTCTCTGTTTCAATGAACTGATGGTCAAAGTCAAAATCATACTCTTGACCGGATTTCAATTGACCAGTAGCAAGCAGGGCATTGACCAGTAAGCAGTTCATCTTGTCTGCAGTATTGAAATCATAGGATTTGCCAGAAGCAGACTTATAGGTGATGCTCTTAAAAGTCAGTTCTTCGATAGCACGTAATATGGTGTCTGCGCTGCAAGTGCGAAGAGTTGGATGAAGAGACAAATGTTTCATCAGGTGAGTTGTAACATCCTCAATACATGAGCCACCACAAAGATATACGCACATCAGAGAGCGTAGAATCTCGCTATATTGATAACCAAACATAGTGCATCTCAATCCCAAGGTGGAATCTATGGTTTGAGCTAAAAGAGCATCAAATTGCTCCATAATCGAAAAAATTCCCCCAAAAGGAGTGAGTTTCTCAGATTTTATTTGTATCTTTGCCATGTCATATTAGAGTTTTGCTTGTCTTCTTTTCGCAACACTAAGGTAAGTGAAAATTCTGACATGGCAAAATCCTGGGTAACTTTTTGTTGCACAGGCACTTATAAATAATGTTAAATATAGTGTTGCGGAATTAAGGTTTAGGAAACCTTTCCTTGCGAATTTGCCTCGGGCCGCTTTCAATATCATTTCCCGTATGTTGCTTTTGAGTGTCTGCATAAGTTAACTCCATATTTTTTTCGGATGCAAAATTACTAAAATCCAATCAGTTACGCAATACCCATAAATAATGATTGAATACAAAGCATCTTATCTCCAGCTATTTACATAGCGAAAAACATGCAACAATGAATGAATAGAGTTTTTGTTCAG from the Segatella copri genome contains:
- a CDS encoding IS1380 family transposase, which produces MAKIQIKSEKLTPFGGIFSIMEQFDALLAQTIDSTLGLRCTMFGYQYSEILRSLMCVYLCGGSCIEDVTTHLMKHLSLHPTLRTCSADTILRAIEELTFKSITYKSASGKSYDFNTADKMNCLLVNALLATGQLKSGQEYDFDFDHQFIETEKYDAKPTYKKFLGYSPGVAVINDMIVGIENRDGNTNVRFNQKETLERIFKRLEASEIYISRARMDCGSCSEEIVDMVEAHCRHFYIRANRCSSFYDSMFALTGWKTVEINGIEFELNSILVEKWKGKPYRLVIQRQRRIDGDLDIWEGEYTYRCILTNDYKSSARDIVEFYNLRGGKERIFDDMNNGFGWNRLPKSFMAQNTVFLLMTALIRNFYKAIMQRLKTHEFGLRATSRIKTFVFKFISVPAKWIKTSRRHVLNIYSDNNAYANLFKTDFG